The proteins below are encoded in one region of Struthio camelus isolate bStrCam1 chromosome 23, bStrCam1.hap1, whole genome shotgun sequence:
- the LOC104148056 gene encoding zinc finger and BTB domain-containing protein 8A isoform X2 has translation MLLAVAHASLPNNVATLHFTFSGMEISSHQFHLLQQLNEQRRQDLFCDCNILVEGKVFKAHRNVLFASSGYFKMLLSQSSKETSQPTTATFQAFSPDTFTVILDFVYSGKLSLTGQNVIEVMSAASYLQMTDVISVCKTFIKSSLDISEKEKDRYFSLSDKDVNSNGVDRSCLYGAGWRAESSPPHSHLNPDQGTCMMGGSAWSNFNYYPTSQRNAQQQLSKHDQRQDSIKKTRHLGLQQSSDIPHYKSSKLEDRASEPAGHVTQSEEQVQIETEVESPHVGYQYGQGSDVIPRSLAVSQQEHESPRSSGKSKSSKADEQYTSMPSILGVMGSWAEDDLPRMRFKCPFCTHVVKRKADLKRHLRCHTGERPYPCEIHQACKPICRKCKRHVTELTGQVVQEGTRRYRLCNECLAEAGIDSIRIDLEAEAPLEFPQEGDKDSRWHYGEDNRSDVEIVEDGSTDLVIQQVDDSEDEADEKEVKPNIR, from the exons ATGCTCCTAGCTGTAGCACACGCATCTCTGCCAAATAACGT agcAACACTTCATTTCACCTTTTCTGGAATGGAGATTTCTTCCCACCAGTTTCACCTCCTGCAACAACTAAATGAGCAGCGCAGGCAGGACTTATTCTGTGACTGCAATATCTTGGTTGAGGGAAAGGTCTTCAAAGCACATCGAAATGTGCTGTTTGCCAGCAGTGGCTATTTCAAAATGCTCCTTTCACAGAGTTCAAAGGAGACTAGTCAGCCAACAACAGCTACTTTCCAGGCATTTTCTCCTGATACGTTTACAGTTATTCTAGATTTTGTGTATTCAGGCAAACTGTCCCTTACTGGTCAGAACGTCATTGAAGTCATGTCAGCGGCTAGCTATCTTCAGATGACCGATGTTATCAGCGTGTGTAAGACATTCATTAAGTCATCTCTGGACAtcagtgagaaggaaaaggacCGCTACTTCAGTCTTTCGGACAAAGATGTAAATTCAAATGGCGTGGACCGCTCCTGCTTATATGGTGctggctggagggcagaaagCAGCCCCCCACATTCTCACTTAAATCCGGATCAAGGGACATGTATGATGGGTGGAAGTGCTTGGAGCAATTTCAACTACTATCCAACTTCTCAAAGAAATGCACAGCAACAGCTGTCCAAGCATGACCAAAGGCAGGATTCCATTAAAAAAACCAGGCACCTAGGACTGCAGCAATCTTCTGACATTCCTCACTATAAATCAAGCAAACTTGAGGACAGGGCTTCTGAGCCTGCTGGCCACGTTACTCAATCTGAGGAGCAAGTTCAGATTGAAACAGAAGTTGAATCTCCTCACGTGGGATACCAGTACGGTCAAGGGTCTGATGTGATACCAAGGAGTTTAGCTGTATCACAGCAAGAGCATGAATCACCTCGTTCTTCTGGCAAATCCAAGTCTTCAAAAGCAGACGAGCAGTATACGAGCATGCCCTCGATTCTAGGTGTCATGGGAAGCTGGGCTGAAG ATGATCTGCCCAGGATGAGGTTCAAGTGCCCATTCTGTACACATGTggtgaaaagaaaagcagacttaAAGCGTCACCTTCGCTGTCATACAGGAGAGCGCCCTTACCCTTGTGAG ATTCATCAGGCTTGTAAGCCTATCTGCAGAAAGTGTAAACGCCACGTGACTGAGCTAACAGGACAAGTGGTCCAAGAGGGGACAAGACGTTACAGACTCTGTAATGagtgtttggctgaagctggcatAGACAGTATTCGCATTGACTTGGAGGCTGAAGCACCCCTTGAATTTCCACAAGAAGGGGATAAGGATTCCAGGTGGCACTATGGGGAAGACAACAGATCTGATGTGGAGATTGTGGAGGATGGGTCAACCGACTTGGTCATTCAGCAGGTTGACGACAGTGAGGATGAAGCAGATGAAAAGGAAGTAAAACCAAATATTAGGTAG
- the LOC104148056 gene encoding zinc finger and BTB domain-containing protein 8A isoform X3: MEISSHQFHLLQQLNEQRRQDLFCDCNILVEGKVFKAHRNVLFASSGYFKMLLSQSSKETSQPTTATFQAFSPDTFTVILDFVYSGKLSLTGQNVIEVMSAASYLQMTDVISVCKTFIKSSLDISEKEKDRYFSLSDKDVNSNGVDRSCLYGAGWRAESSPPHSHLNPDQGTCMMGGSAWSNFNYYPTSQRNAQQQLSKHDQRQDSIKKTRHLGLQQSSDIPHYKSSKLEDRASEPAGHVTQSEEQVQIETEVESPHVGYQYGQGSDVIPRSLAVSQQEHESPRSSGKSKSSKADEQYTSMPSILGVMGSWAEDDLPRMRFKCPFCTHVVKRKADLKRHLRCHTGERPYPCEACGKRFSRLDHLSSHFRTIHQACKPICRKCKRHVTELTGQVVQEGTRRYRLCNECLAEAGIDSIRIDLEAEAPLEFPQEGDKDSRWHYGEDNRSDVEIVEDGSTDLVIQQVDDSEDEADEKEVKPNIR, encoded by the exons ATGGAGATTTCTTCCCACCAGTTTCACCTCCTGCAACAACTAAATGAGCAGCGCAGGCAGGACTTATTCTGTGACTGCAATATCTTGGTTGAGGGAAAGGTCTTCAAAGCACATCGAAATGTGCTGTTTGCCAGCAGTGGCTATTTCAAAATGCTCCTTTCACAGAGTTCAAAGGAGACTAGTCAGCCAACAACAGCTACTTTCCAGGCATTTTCTCCTGATACGTTTACAGTTATTCTAGATTTTGTGTATTCAGGCAAACTGTCCCTTACTGGTCAGAACGTCATTGAAGTCATGTCAGCGGCTAGCTATCTTCAGATGACCGATGTTATCAGCGTGTGTAAGACATTCATTAAGTCATCTCTGGACAtcagtgagaaggaaaaggacCGCTACTTCAGTCTTTCGGACAAAGATGTAAATTCAAATGGCGTGGACCGCTCCTGCTTATATGGTGctggctggagggcagaaagCAGCCCCCCACATTCTCACTTAAATCCGGATCAAGGGACATGTATGATGGGTGGAAGTGCTTGGAGCAATTTCAACTACTATCCAACTTCTCAAAGAAATGCACAGCAACAGCTGTCCAAGCATGACCAAAGGCAGGATTCCATTAAAAAAACCAGGCACCTAGGACTGCAGCAATCTTCTGACATTCCTCACTATAAATCAAGCAAACTTGAGGACAGGGCTTCTGAGCCTGCTGGCCACGTTACTCAATCTGAGGAGCAAGTTCAGATTGAAACAGAAGTTGAATCTCCTCACGTGGGATACCAGTACGGTCAAGGGTCTGATGTGATACCAAGGAGTTTAGCTGTATCACAGCAAGAGCATGAATCACCTCGTTCTTCTGGCAAATCCAAGTCTTCAAAAGCAGACGAGCAGTATACGAGCATGCCCTCGATTCTAGGTGTCATGGGAAGCTGGGCTGAAG ATGATCTGCCCAGGATGAGGTTCAAGTGCCCATTCTGTACACATGTggtgaaaagaaaagcagacttaAAGCGTCACCTTCGCTGTCATACAGGAGAGCGCCCTTACCCTTGTGAGGCATGTGGAAAAAGATTTAGCAGGCTAGATCACCTAAGTAGCCATTTTCGAACA ATTCATCAGGCTTGTAAGCCTATCTGCAGAAAGTGTAAACGCCACGTGACTGAGCTAACAGGACAAGTGGTCCAAGAGGGGACAAGACGTTACAGACTCTGTAATGagtgtttggctgaagctggcatAGACAGTATTCGCATTGACTTGGAGGCTGAAGCACCCCTTGAATTTCCACAAGAAGGGGATAAGGATTCCAGGTGGCACTATGGGGAAGACAACAGATCTGATGTGGAGATTGTGGAGGATGGGTCAACCGACTTGGTCATTCAGCAGGTTGACGACAGTGAGGATGAAGCAGATGAAAAGGAAGTAAAACCAAATATTAGGTAG
- the LOC104148056 gene encoding zinc finger and BTB domain-containing protein 8A isoform X1, whose amino-acid sequence MLLAVAHASLPNNVATLHFTFSGMEISSHQFHLLQQLNEQRRQDLFCDCNILVEGKVFKAHRNVLFASSGYFKMLLSQSSKETSQPTTATFQAFSPDTFTVILDFVYSGKLSLTGQNVIEVMSAASYLQMTDVISVCKTFIKSSLDISEKEKDRYFSLSDKDVNSNGVDRSCLYGAGWRAESSPPHSHLNPDQGTCMMGGSAWSNFNYYPTSQRNAQQQLSKHDQRQDSIKKTRHLGLQQSSDIPHYKSSKLEDRASEPAGHVTQSEEQVQIETEVESPHVGYQYGQGSDVIPRSLAVSQQEHESPRSSGKSKSSKADEQYTSMPSILGVMGSWAEDDLPRMRFKCPFCTHVVKRKADLKRHLRCHTGERPYPCEACGKRFSRLDHLSSHFRTIHQACKPICRKCKRHVTELTGQVVQEGTRRYRLCNECLAEAGIDSIRIDLEAEAPLEFPQEGDKDSRWHYGEDNRSDVEIVEDGSTDLVIQQVDDSEDEADEKEVKPNIR is encoded by the exons ATGCTCCTAGCTGTAGCACACGCATCTCTGCCAAATAACGT agcAACACTTCATTTCACCTTTTCTGGAATGGAGATTTCTTCCCACCAGTTTCACCTCCTGCAACAACTAAATGAGCAGCGCAGGCAGGACTTATTCTGTGACTGCAATATCTTGGTTGAGGGAAAGGTCTTCAAAGCACATCGAAATGTGCTGTTTGCCAGCAGTGGCTATTTCAAAATGCTCCTTTCACAGAGTTCAAAGGAGACTAGTCAGCCAACAACAGCTACTTTCCAGGCATTTTCTCCTGATACGTTTACAGTTATTCTAGATTTTGTGTATTCAGGCAAACTGTCCCTTACTGGTCAGAACGTCATTGAAGTCATGTCAGCGGCTAGCTATCTTCAGATGACCGATGTTATCAGCGTGTGTAAGACATTCATTAAGTCATCTCTGGACAtcagtgagaaggaaaaggacCGCTACTTCAGTCTTTCGGACAAAGATGTAAATTCAAATGGCGTGGACCGCTCCTGCTTATATGGTGctggctggagggcagaaagCAGCCCCCCACATTCTCACTTAAATCCGGATCAAGGGACATGTATGATGGGTGGAAGTGCTTGGAGCAATTTCAACTACTATCCAACTTCTCAAAGAAATGCACAGCAACAGCTGTCCAAGCATGACCAAAGGCAGGATTCCATTAAAAAAACCAGGCACCTAGGACTGCAGCAATCTTCTGACATTCCTCACTATAAATCAAGCAAACTTGAGGACAGGGCTTCTGAGCCTGCTGGCCACGTTACTCAATCTGAGGAGCAAGTTCAGATTGAAACAGAAGTTGAATCTCCTCACGTGGGATACCAGTACGGTCAAGGGTCTGATGTGATACCAAGGAGTTTAGCTGTATCACAGCAAGAGCATGAATCACCTCGTTCTTCTGGCAAATCCAAGTCTTCAAAAGCAGACGAGCAGTATACGAGCATGCCCTCGATTCTAGGTGTCATGGGAAGCTGGGCTGAAG ATGATCTGCCCAGGATGAGGTTCAAGTGCCCATTCTGTACACATGTggtgaaaagaaaagcagacttaAAGCGTCACCTTCGCTGTCATACAGGAGAGCGCCCTTACCCTTGTGAGGCATGTGGAAAAAGATTTAGCAGGCTAGATCACCTAAGTAGCCATTTTCGAACA ATTCATCAGGCTTGTAAGCCTATCTGCAGAAAGTGTAAACGCCACGTGACTGAGCTAACAGGACAAGTGGTCCAAGAGGGGACAAGACGTTACAGACTCTGTAATGagtgtttggctgaagctggcatAGACAGTATTCGCATTGACTTGGAGGCTGAAGCACCCCTTGAATTTCCACAAGAAGGGGATAAGGATTCCAGGTGGCACTATGGGGAAGACAACAGATCTGATGTGGAGATTGTGGAGGATGGGTCAACCGACTTGGTCATTCAGCAGGTTGACGACAGTGAGGATGAAGCAGATGAAAAGGAAGTAAAACCAAATATTAGGTAG
- the LOC104148056 gene encoding zinc finger and BTB domain-containing protein 8A isoform X4, whose amino-acid sequence MEISSHQFHLLQQLNEQRRQDLFCDCNILVEGKVFKAHRNVLFASSGYFKMLLSQSSKETSQPTTATFQAFSPDTFTVILDFVYSGKLSLTGQNVIEVMSAASYLQMTDVISVCKTFIKSSLDISEKEKDRYFSLSDKDVNSNGVDRSCLYGAGWRAESSPPHSHLNPDQGTCMMGGSAWSNFNYYPTSQRNAQQQLSKHDQRQDSIKKTRHLGLQQSSDIPHYKSSKLEDRASEPAGHVTQSEEQVQIETEVESPHVGYQYGQGSDVIPRSLAVSQQEHESPRSSGKSKSSKADEQYTSMPSILGVMGSWAEDDLPRMRFKCPFCTHVVKRKADLKRHLRCHTGERPYPCEIHQACKPICRKCKRHVTELTGQVVQEGTRRYRLCNECLAEAGIDSIRIDLEAEAPLEFPQEGDKDSRWHYGEDNRSDVEIVEDGSTDLVIQQVDDSEDEADEKEVKPNIR is encoded by the exons ATGGAGATTTCTTCCCACCAGTTTCACCTCCTGCAACAACTAAATGAGCAGCGCAGGCAGGACTTATTCTGTGACTGCAATATCTTGGTTGAGGGAAAGGTCTTCAAAGCACATCGAAATGTGCTGTTTGCCAGCAGTGGCTATTTCAAAATGCTCCTTTCACAGAGTTCAAAGGAGACTAGTCAGCCAACAACAGCTACTTTCCAGGCATTTTCTCCTGATACGTTTACAGTTATTCTAGATTTTGTGTATTCAGGCAAACTGTCCCTTACTGGTCAGAACGTCATTGAAGTCATGTCAGCGGCTAGCTATCTTCAGATGACCGATGTTATCAGCGTGTGTAAGACATTCATTAAGTCATCTCTGGACAtcagtgagaaggaaaaggacCGCTACTTCAGTCTTTCGGACAAAGATGTAAATTCAAATGGCGTGGACCGCTCCTGCTTATATGGTGctggctggagggcagaaagCAGCCCCCCACATTCTCACTTAAATCCGGATCAAGGGACATGTATGATGGGTGGAAGTGCTTGGAGCAATTTCAACTACTATCCAACTTCTCAAAGAAATGCACAGCAACAGCTGTCCAAGCATGACCAAAGGCAGGATTCCATTAAAAAAACCAGGCACCTAGGACTGCAGCAATCTTCTGACATTCCTCACTATAAATCAAGCAAACTTGAGGACAGGGCTTCTGAGCCTGCTGGCCACGTTACTCAATCTGAGGAGCAAGTTCAGATTGAAACAGAAGTTGAATCTCCTCACGTGGGATACCAGTACGGTCAAGGGTCTGATGTGATACCAAGGAGTTTAGCTGTATCACAGCAAGAGCATGAATCACCTCGTTCTTCTGGCAAATCCAAGTCTTCAAAAGCAGACGAGCAGTATACGAGCATGCCCTCGATTCTAGGTGTCATGGGAAGCTGGGCTGAAG ATGATCTGCCCAGGATGAGGTTCAAGTGCCCATTCTGTACACATGTggtgaaaagaaaagcagacttaAAGCGTCACCTTCGCTGTCATACAGGAGAGCGCCCTTACCCTTGTGAG ATTCATCAGGCTTGTAAGCCTATCTGCAGAAAGTGTAAACGCCACGTGACTGAGCTAACAGGACAAGTGGTCCAAGAGGGGACAAGACGTTACAGACTCTGTAATGagtgtttggctgaagctggcatAGACAGTATTCGCATTGACTTGGAGGCTGAAGCACCCCTTGAATTTCCACAAGAAGGGGATAAGGATTCCAGGTGGCACTATGGGGAAGACAACAGATCTGATGTGGAGATTGTGGAGGATGGGTCAACCGACTTGGTCATTCAGCAGGTTGACGACAGTGAGGATGAAGCAGATGAAAAGGAAGTAAAACCAAATATTAGGTAG